The Aggregicoccus sp. 17bor-14 genome includes a region encoding these proteins:
- a CDS encoding DUF3105 domain-containing protein has product MSLRLLPLLLLAAAACGTDSNDPCDVYDFALDPAPSSAAHTATCDDPCGNGLNPPTAGPHCAYPLACGSYDAPTQVCRYVHNLEHGHLVLLYSCPDGCPDVVSTLTQIASEAARDSKGRPRAVVAPAAGLPTRTAALLWRRSLQADVPDPAALRCFLKLQDEGGVTPEAGLGCP; this is encoded by the coding sequence ATGTCGCTGCGACTCCTCCCGCTGCTCCTCCTCGCCGCTGCCGCGTGCGGCACCGACTCGAACGACCCCTGCGACGTCTACGACTTCGCGCTGGATCCCGCGCCCTCCTCCGCGGCGCACACCGCTACGTGTGACGACCCCTGCGGCAACGGGCTCAACCCGCCCACCGCGGGCCCTCACTGCGCGTACCCGCTCGCCTGCGGCAGCTACGACGCGCCCACCCAGGTGTGCCGGTACGTGCACAACCTGGAGCACGGCCACCTCGTGCTGCTCTACAGCTGCCCGGACGGCTGCCCGGACGTGGTGAGCACCCTCACGCAGATTGCCTCCGAGGCCGCGCGCGACTCGAAGGGCCGGCCGCGCGCGGTGGTGGCGCCCGCCGCGGGGCTGCCCACCCGCACCGCCGCACTGCTGTGGCGCCGCTCGCTGCAGGCGGACGTGCCGGATCCGGCCGCCCTGCGCTGCTTCCTCAAGCTGCAGGACGAGGGCGGCGTGACGCCCGAGGCCGGCCTGGGCTGCCCGTAG
- a CDS encoding heparan-alpha-glucosaminide N-acetyltransferase domain-containing protein, with product MSPPSVTERIRAIDWLRGVAVLFMIQCHALVLLQPELRQSDAAKALLRIDGLVAPAFLFAAGFALALLQVRSAAQGLRQQRLGRNLKRIAEVLAVATLVNWMWFPLLREPRWLARMDILHCVGLCLLLVLPATAGLARRPRVLRGVALVLGLAVFAVSPLGEDVTGAWAYLLNKSTGAVFPLLPWLGYTWLGAYAGAVAGEAGRRGLVRALLALVALGAVGWACSEPLRALYPPHRFSVTNPAEAALRWTWVCLVLLALLALEAQLGAQRARSPVRRFVEVFGTSSLSAYFLHEALLYYRTFGLSFERFWRDRSGWAQYAALTLALILLTFALCTVLDRVQEGWRSVRTRLAQRGVPALRPGQP from the coding sequence GTGTCCCCTCCCTCCGTGACCGAGCGCATCCGCGCCATCGACTGGCTGCGCGGCGTGGCCGTGCTCTTCATGATCCAGTGCCACGCGCTGGTGCTGCTGCAGCCCGAGCTGCGCCAGAGCGACGCGGCGAAGGCGCTGCTGCGCATCGACGGGCTGGTGGCGCCGGCCTTCCTCTTCGCCGCGGGCTTCGCGCTGGCGCTCCTGCAGGTGCGCAGCGCCGCCCAGGGACTGCGCCAGCAGCGGCTCGGCCGCAACCTCAAGCGCATCGCCGAGGTGCTGGCCGTGGCGACGCTGGTCAACTGGATGTGGTTCCCGCTGCTGCGCGAGCCGCGCTGGCTCGCGCGCATGGACATCCTGCACTGCGTGGGGCTGTGCCTGCTGCTCGTGCTGCCTGCCACGGCGGGGCTCGCGCGCAGGCCGCGGGTACTGCGCGGCGTGGCCCTCGTGCTGGGGCTCGCGGTCTTCGCGGTGTCCCCGCTGGGCGAGGACGTGACGGGGGCCTGGGCCTACCTCCTGAACAAGAGCACCGGCGCGGTGTTCCCCCTGCTCCCGTGGCTCGGGTACACGTGGCTGGGCGCCTACGCGGGCGCCGTGGCGGGCGAGGCCGGGCGGCGCGGGCTGGTGCGCGCGCTGCTCGCGCTCGTGGCGCTGGGCGCCGTGGGCTGGGCGTGCTCCGAGCCGCTGCGCGCGCTCTACCCGCCCCACCGCTTCAGCGTGACCAACCCGGCCGAGGCGGCGCTGCGCTGGACCTGGGTGTGCCTCGTGCTGCTGGCGCTGCTGGCACTCGAGGCGCAGCTCGGCGCCCAGCGCGCGCGCAGCCCCGTCCGGCGCTTCGTCGAGGTGTTCGGCACCTCGTCCCTCTCCGCGTACTTCCTGCACGAGGCGCTGCTCTACTACCGGACCTTCGGCCTGAGCTTCGAGCGCTTCTGGCGGGACCGGAGCGGCTGGGCGCAGTACGCCGCGCTGACGCTCGCGCTCATCCTGCTCACCTTCGCCCTGTGCACCGTGCTGGACCGCGTGCAGGAGGGCTGGCGCAGCGTGCGCACGCGGCTCGCGCAGCGCGGGGTGCCTGCGCTGCGGCCCGGGCAGCCCTGA
- a CDS encoding DNA topoisomerase IB, protein MTHLERLQKSGIRRVGSPQRGFRYASPDGRRLRATDLSRIEALKLPPAWTEVAISPNPRSHLQAVGKDAAGRWQYRYHERQVQKREAEKYERLLNFARALPRLRKRVNADLGRKGLGRDKVMACILRILGTCYIRPGSEVYAAENGSYGLATLRPKHVKVKGETITFDFPGKSGKHQHRELRDRRVARIIRELLKVPGRDVFKFVLDDGAVVDVRRRHINEYIQEIMGADYSAKDFRTWAGTLICACALARAREQVEKPDQKVLKKTLVAAVKEASEHLGNTPAVARASYISPPVLTHFERGRVVDRYFQSVEEVHQTNGGLHCSEKALLELLHDATARH, encoded by the coding sequence ATGACGCACCTCGAGCGACTGCAGAAGAGTGGAATCCGGCGCGTGGGCAGCCCCCAGCGGGGCTTTCGCTACGCCTCTCCGGACGGCCGCCGGCTGCGCGCCACCGACCTCTCCCGCATCGAGGCCCTCAAGCTGCCGCCCGCGTGGACCGAGGTGGCCATCTCGCCCAACCCGCGCTCGCACCTGCAGGCGGTGGGCAAGGACGCGGCCGGGCGCTGGCAGTACCGCTACCACGAGCGCCAGGTGCAGAAGCGCGAGGCGGAGAAGTACGAGCGGCTGCTCAACTTCGCCCGGGCGCTGCCGCGGCTGCGCAAGCGCGTGAACGCGGACCTCGGGCGCAAGGGGCTGGGGCGCGACAAGGTGATGGCGTGCATCCTGCGCATCCTGGGCACCTGCTACATCCGCCCCGGCAGCGAGGTGTACGCGGCGGAGAACGGCAGCTACGGGCTCGCGACGCTGCGGCCCAAGCACGTGAAGGTGAAGGGCGAGACGATCACCTTCGACTTCCCCGGCAAATCCGGCAAGCACCAGCACCGCGAGCTGCGCGACCGGCGCGTGGCGCGCATCATCCGCGAGCTGCTGAAGGTGCCGGGCCGCGACGTCTTCAAGTTCGTGCTCGACGACGGCGCGGTGGTGGACGTGCGCCGCCGCCACATCAACGAGTACATCCAGGAGATCATGGGCGCGGACTACAGCGCCAAGGACTTCCGCACCTGGGCGGGCACGCTCATCTGCGCCTGCGCGCTGGCGCGGGCGCGCGAGCAGGTGGAGAAGCCCGACCAGAAGGTGCTCAAGAAGACGCTGGTGGCGGCGGTGAAGGAGGCCTCCGAGCACCTGGGCAACACGCCCGCCGTGGCGCGCGCCTCGTACATCTCGCCCCCCGTGCTCACCCACTTCGAGCGCGGCCGCGTCGTGGACCGCTACTTCCAGAGCGTGGAGGAGGTGCACCAGACGAACGGCGGCCTGCACTGCTCCGAGAAGGCGCTGCTGGAGCTGCTGCACGACGCGACGGCGCGTCACTGA